A window of Hevea brasiliensis isolate MT/VB/25A 57/8 chromosome 14, ASM3005281v1, whole genome shotgun sequence contains these coding sequences:
- the LOC110660022 gene encoding putative disease resistance protein RGA3, producing the protein MRETDSSSPDIVAGREGDKSPILERLLASREEYVSIISIVGMGGLGKTTLAQLIFNDEKVKSHFELKMWVCVTDTFELKTIVKKILESATKRKPENDLWTENRENSDNLKILLMRGAMGMIKIGKEILEKFVVVPLAIKSIGSLLYFKDPETEWLHFMENELSTLVPQHENYILQALKLSYDHLPLHLKQCFAYFSLFPKDYNIKVETLIQMWIAQGFVSSPSSSQCLEDISCGYFKEFFWSSFFRDVEKGGRGNVESCKMHDLMHDLAKLMAGMETTILSKWKGEPIGEKTRHVSFHLDTHRPLMASSNILAQSKKSPHISSPN; encoded by the exons ATGAGGGAGACTGATTCCTCTTCACCTGATATTGTTGCTGGGAGGGAAGGTGACAAAAGCCCAATCCTAGAGCGTTTATTGGCTTCCAGGGAGGAATATGTTTCAATCATCTCAATAGTTGGAATGGGTGGATTGGGGAAAACCACACTTGCTCAGCTCATATTCAATGATGAGAAAGTTAAATCACATTTTGAATTAAAGATGTGGGTTTGTGTTACAGATACTTTTGAGCTCAAAACAATTGTTAAAAAGATCTTAGAATCTGCAACTAAAAGAAAGCCGGAAA ATGATTTGTGGACTGAAAATCGTGAAAATTCGGATAATCTAAAGATATTGTTAATGAGAGGTGCAATGGGAA TGATAAAAATTGGAAAGGAGATTTTAGAGAAATTTGTTGTGGTTCCTCTGGCAATAAAGTCGATAGGAAGCCTATTATACTTTAAAGATCCAGAAACTGAGTGGTTGCATTTTATGGAGAATGAACTTTCAACATTAGTGCCTCAACATGAAAACTATATTTTACAAGCACTAAAATTGAGCTATGATCATCTGCCATTGCATTTGAAGCAGTGTTTTGCATATTTTAGCTTATTTCCAAAAGATTATAATATTAAAGTAGAAACACTGATTCAAATGTGGATAGCACAAGGATTTGTGAGCTCACCTTCTTCTAGCCAATGTCTTGAAGATATCAGCTGTGGGTATTTTAAAGAATTCTTTTGGAGCTCCTTTTTTCGAGATGTGGAAAAGGGTGGAAGGGGAAATGTAGAGAGCTGCAAAATGCATGACTTGATGCATGATCTAGCAAAATTAATGGCAGGGATGGAGACTACAATATTATCAAAATGGAAAGGTGAACCAATTGGTGAAAAAACTCGGCATGTATCATTTCATCTTGATACACATAGACCTCTCATGGCAAGTTCCAACATCCTTGCTCAAAGTAAGAAAAGTCCGCACATTTCTAGTCCAAACTGA
- the LOC110672407 gene encoding protein DUF642 L-GALACTONO-1,4-LACTONE-RESPONSIVE GENE 2, producing the protein MAMGVSLLLAFFLLFNGSVLAAKYMEGFLKNGNFEQKPKPSDLNKTVLKGKYALPGWVTNGLVEYISAGPQPGGMYFAVAHGVHAVRLGNEASISQTIPVKPSSLYALTFGASRTCAQDEVLRVSVPPLSGDLPLQTLYSSNGGDTYAWGFRAKSNVANVIFHNPGVQEDPACGPLIDAVAIKELFPPRPTRDNLVKNAGFEEGPHRFLNSSNGVLLPPKQEDLTSPLPGWIIESLKAVKFIDSKHFNVPFGLAAVELLAGRESAIAQILRTIPNKVYNLTFAVGDAKNGCHGSMMVEAFAGKDTYKAPFESQGKGRFKTVSFKFKAISARTRITFYSSFYHNRIDDFGSLCGPVLDQVRVFPIA; encoded by the exons ATGGCAATGGGTGTTTCCCTGTTGCTTGCTTTCTTCTTGCTCTTCAATGGATCTGTTTTGGCTGCTAAATACATGGAAG GATTCCTCAAAAATGGCAACTTTGAGCAGAAACCAAAACCCAGTGACCTCAACAAGACAGTACTCAAAGGAAAATACGCATTACCTGGCTGGGTCACCAATGGTTTAGTGGAATACATCTCTGCTGGTCCACAACCTGGTGGGATGTATTTTGCTGTGGCTCATGGTGTTCACGCTGTGAGACTAGGCAATGAGGCTTCGATCTCTCAAACAATACCAGTAAAACCAAGCTCTCTATATGCCCTCACATTTGGAGCTTCAAGAACTTGTGCCCAAGATGAGGTTTTGAGAGTCTCTGTGCCTCCTTTGTCCGGGGACCTGCCTTTGCAGACGCTTTATAGTAGTAATGGTGGTGACACTTATGCTTGGGGATTTAGGGCTAAATCTAATGTTGCTAATGTGATATTTCACAATCCTGGTGTCCAAGAGGACCCTGCTTGTGGACCACTCATTGATGCTGTCGCTATTAAGGAGCTCTTTCCTCCAAGGCCCACAAGAG ATAATTTGGTAAAAAATGCTGGCTTTGAAGAGGGTCCTCATCGCTTTCTCAACTCTTCCAATGGCGTTCTCCTTCCTCCAAAACAAGAAGATCTCACATCCCCACTTCCTGGTTGGATCATTGAATCACTTAAAGCTGTGAAGTTCATTGATTCAAAGCACTTCAATGTTCCTTTTGGACTTGCTGCAGTTGAGCTTCTTGCAGGGAGGGAAAGTGCCATTGCCCAGATCCTCAGAACAATTCCCAACAAAGTCTATAATCTCACATTCGCTGTAGGAGATGCAAAGAATGGTTGCCATGGATCAATGATGGTGGAGGCATTTGCTGGGAAGGACACCTATAAGGCTCCATTTGAGTCCCAAGGAAAGGGTAGGTTCAAGACTGTAAGCTTCAAGTTCAAAGCCATTTCAGCAAGAACAAGAATTACATTCTACAGTTCATTCTACCATAATAGAATTGATGATTTTGGATCCCTTTGTGGTCCTGTTCTTGATCAAGTTAGGGTTTTCCCTATTGCTTAG
- the LOC110672410 gene encoding cytochrome b5 domain-containing protein RLF isoform X2: protein MAIKDESSNGTSGSKNSGSLWKDRLPNNASSKEETVRSLSFNVIDTVSLKKSSDLPRRVASTDVGTSVTNSQKQKPAARKPAARAKVPFEKGYSQMDWLKLTQTHPDLAGLKGQSNKRLISMNEVKQHQNEGSMWTVLKGRVYNLSPYMKFHPGGVDMLMKAVGKDCTSLFNKYHAWVNAEFLLEKCLVGTVDESR, encoded by the exons ATGGCTATAAAGGATGAGTCCTCAAATGGCACCAGTGGAAGCAAAAATAGTGGTAGCCTTTGGAAAGATAGATTGCCAAATAATGCTTCTTCCAAGGAGGAAACTGTACGATCTTTGTCCTTTAATGTTATTGATACAGTATCTCTAAAAAAATCTAGTGATTTGCCCAGACGAGTAGCATCTACAGATGTTGGAACTTCTGTTACAAATTCGCAAAAACAAAAACCTGCTGCTAGGAAGCCTGCAGCTCGAGCAAAGGTTCCCTTTGAGAAGGGCTATAGCCAAATGGACTGGCTTAAGCTTACTCAAACCCATCCTGATCTTGCAG GACTGAAGGGACAGTCAAATAAGAGGCTTATATCAATGAATGAAGTTAAACAACACCAAAATGAAGGTTCCATGTGGACTGTTCTAAAAGGCCGTGTGTACAATTTGTCTCCATACATGAAGTTTCATCCTGGAG GTGTTGATATGCTAATGAAGGCTGTGGGAAAAGATTGTACATCTTTATTTA ACAAATATCATGCTTGGGTGAATGCAGAATTTTTACTGGAGAAGTGTCTGGTGGGTACTGTGGATGAGAGCCGGTGA
- the LOC110672410 gene encoding cytochrome b5 domain-containing protein RLF isoform X1, protein MDDENDFTFCQVGVTAQDGIEAKKLASNIDGMAIKDESSNGTSGSKNSGSLWKDRLPNNASSKEETVRSLSFNVIDTVSLKKSSDLPRRVASTDVGTSVTNSQKQKPAARKPAARAKVPFEKGYSQMDWLKLTQTHPDLAGLKGQSNKRLISMNEVKQHQNEGSMWTVLKGRVYNLSPYMKFHPGGVDMLMKAVGKDCTSLFNKYHAWVNAEFLLEKCLVGTVDESR, encoded by the exons ATGGACGATGAAAATGATTTCACCTTTTGCCAG GTGGGTGTTACTGCCCAAGATGGTATCGAGGCAAAGAAGCTTGCTTCGAATATCGATGGTATGGCTATAAAGGATGAGTCCTCAAATGGCACCAGTGGAAGCAAAAATAGTGGTAGCCTTTGGAAAGATAGATTGCCAAATAATGCTTCTTCCAAGGAGGAAACTGTACGATCTTTGTCCTTTAATGTTATTGATACAGTATCTCTAAAAAAATCTAGTGATTTGCCCAGACGAGTAGCATCTACAGATGTTGGAACTTCTGTTACAAATTCGCAAAAACAAAAACCTGCTGCTAGGAAGCCTGCAGCTCGAGCAAAGGTTCCCTTTGAGAAGGGCTATAGCCAAATGGACTGGCTTAAGCTTACTCAAACCCATCCTGATCTTGCAG GACTGAAGGGACAGTCAAATAAGAGGCTTATATCAATGAATGAAGTTAAACAACACCAAAATGAAGGTTCCATGTGGACTGTTCTAAAAGGCCGTGTGTACAATTTGTCTCCATACATGAAGTTTCATCCTGGAG GTGTTGATATGCTAATGAAGGCTGTGGGAAAAGATTGTACATCTTTATTTA ACAAATATCATGCTTGGGTGAATGCAGAATTTTTACTGGAGAAGTGTCTGGTGGGTACTGTGGATGAGAGCCGGTGA
- the LOC110659984 gene encoding cycloartenol-C-24-methyltransferase produces MSKAGAFDLASGLGGKIDKSEVLSAVEKYEKYHVFYGGAEEERKANYTDMVNKYYDLVTSFYEFGWGESFHFAHRFTGESLRESIKRHEHFLALQLGLKAGHKVLDVGCGIGGPLREIARFSLTSVTGLNNNEYQIARGKQLNRIAGVDKTCDFVKADFMKMPFPDCSFDAVYAIEATCHAPDAYGCYSEIYRVLKPGQFFAAYEWCMTDSFDPNNQEHQKIKAEIEIGDGLPDIRLTGQCIEALKKAGFEVIWSKDLAASSPVPWYLPLDKNHFSLSSFRLTAIGRFFTRNMVKTLEFVGLAPKGSQRVQDFLEKAAEGLVEGGRREIFTPMFFFLAQKPHSESQ; encoded by the exons ATGTCGAAAGCCGGCGCATTCGATCTCGCCTCCGGTCTCGGCGGAAAgatagataaaagtgaagttctCTCAGCCGTCGAAAA ATATGAGAAGTATCATGTCTTTTATGGAGGTGCTGAGGAAGAGAGAAAAGCCAACTACACTGAcatg GTTAATAAATACTATGATCTTGTGACTAGCTTTTATGAGTTTGGTTGGGGGGAGTCTTTCCATTTTGCACACAG ATTTACAGGGGAGTCTCTTCGGGAAAGCATCAAGCGACATGAGCACTTTCTTGCTTTACAGCTTGGCCTGAAAGCTGGACATAAG GTACTGGATGTAGGATGTGGAATTGGTGGACCACTGAGAGAAATTGCTCGATTCAG CTTGACGTCAGTTACAGGGCTCAACAACAATGAATATCAGATAGCAAGAGGAAAG CAACTGAACCGCATTGCAGGAGTGGACAAGACCTGTGATTTTGTGAAG GCCGACTTCATGAAAATGCCATTTCCTGACTGTAGTTTTGATGCAGTATATGCAATTGAAGCTACTTGCCATGCGCCAGATGCA TATGGATGCTACAGTGAGATTTACAGAGTATTGAAGCCCGGACAATTTTTTGCTGCTTATGAATGGTGCATGACTGATTCTTTTGATCCCAATAACCAAGAACATCAGAAAATTAAG GCAGAAATTGAGATTGGAGATGGCCTTCCAGACATTAGATTAACTGGGCAATGCATTGAAGCTCTCAAAAAGGCTGGTTTCGAG GTCATATGGTCAAAAGATCTTGCAGCAAGCTCACCTGTCCCATGGTACTTGCCCTTGGATAAAAATCACTTCTCTCTGAGTAGCTTCCGACTAACAGCCATTGGCAGATTTTTCACAAGAAACATG GTCAAGACCCTAGAATTTGTGGGACTTGCTCCAAAAGGAAGTCAAAGGGTTCAAGATTTTCTGGAGAAGGCTGCAGAGGGATTAGTTGAAGGCGGAAG GAGGGAGATTTTCACCCCAATGTTTTTCTTCTTGGCTCAGAAACCACATTCAGAGAGTCAGTAA